The Oncorhynchus mykiss isolate Arlee chromosome 17, USDA_OmykA_1.1, whole genome shotgun sequence genomic interval AACTGAAAACAAATGAACAGACACACCATCATACCTACCACTGGTAGGCCCAGAGCGATGTCCACAACAATGCCTGATTCAAAATCGAAATACACATAATTACTGTACAATAACTATATCGGTTCATAAAACCTACTGGAGCCAAAAACACTGGCTTAAATTTTCTGCAACACCTCCCCTGGAAGAAGAGAAGTAAGTGTCTTTATATTCTTTCAGGTAGAGTAAAGCTGTCATCCAGAGACTGGGTCATCCTATCTACAATAGGGCCCAGTGGAACTGGTCTGTCCAGTTTATACCTTCGCCACTCTTGGCCATTGGTCTCTACCTGTCCTGTCTCCTGCCTTGTATCTCACATGCCATGCAGCTCGGTCTCTTCCACCTTCCAGCCGGTGGAATTCTTCCCAAACTTATAGACCAGCCGTCTACCATCCACTCTATCCAGGATCTCTCTCTTATAGTAGTATCTataggagggaggaaggaaggagagccacAGGTTATTCTTATGACCAGGCAATGGTTTATCATTGTCGACACAATACAAATCTAACTTCATCCTCAACCGGTTAGCTCTGTTTAGCTTGGTTGCTAGGATTAGGGTTTCCATGGCTAATTGCCATGATGGTGCTACTATATTACCATGGTTTCCTACCTCATGGCGCGGCTGAGTTTCTCATAGGTCATGCTgctgttcttcttcttctgcccCCACAGCTGGGCCACAGCCTCAGACTTGAGGAACTTGAAGACACCCTCACGGCGGTCCTCCCACTTCATCAGAGCCTGGTTTTGGTTCTGCTCTGGGTGGATCAGGATGTCCCTAATGAACTCCCACAGGTGGGTCCCACGAGGCGCtatagggggagaagggagatcTACCGTTAGGTGGGTGTAAGACAGcgcaggtgtgtgcgtgtgcttaaGCAAGAAAGGAGGAGGTAGAGcaggtgtgcttgtgtgtgtgtgcgcatgcgtgggtgtgtttgtgtgtgtgtgtccgtgcgagTGTGCATGTGTGGTTATTGGTCTATTTTGACTGTGGCTGTTTTCAGTAccagatgcaaaaatgtatgcAAATAACGTGACTGATAAAACTGTGCTTCTACAGAGCACCATTGAAAACAGttgttgacgtgtgtgtgtgtgtgtgtgcgtgcgtgtgttagaATGAGAAGAGCCACTCACCATGTTTGCTCTTTGTGGAGGTCTGGTAGAAGTGTTTGGGGTCTCGGCTGAGTTTGGGAGgtcttcctctgcctctcttcttcatctctcccctctctgtctttatgTGCACTTCTGTCAAACACAacgagtttagaacaccagaccGGCTTTCAAAGAGACATGCACTTTCAAGGCTCACCCATCTGAAGATCAAGAATGTGACGTCTCTTATGAAAAGTTGTACTCACTTGCGAACTGAGGGTAGGAGAACTCTGGGTCAGACTCACTGCTCCTGGATTCTGGAGAGCTGAGGTTCTGGAAGCTCAACATTCCACctgggggcagggagagaggaaggaaaacaCTTTCAACTCGGCCGATCCTTCGTCCTGACTTGATCGATTAATAAGGCCATAAGCTCAGTGATACAGGCCAAACCAATCACACACTGATCGAGTGATGTGAGAAGATTTGggggaagaggagatgagaggagtgatgataaaggagaagaagaggaaagagGGACACCGCTCACCTGACGAGGAGCTGTGCATGCTGTCGGACTCGTATCCGTTATCGCTGAGCGGCTTCATGTTTTCGAAGTTCTTGAAGATGTGTGAGAAGTCAGTGTAGCTGGTGTCTCTCACAACTGTAACAGTAACATCACAGTGTCAGCAAATGTGTCCTACTAACACTTGAGGCTTTGGCGTGGTAGTAGGAAGTGGGAAGAAAAGACGAGAGGAGGTGTTTACCTTCGTTCACTTCTACTGTGCTGAGCAGAGGGAAGTCTGGGAACTCCTCCAGGAAGTTGTCCAGAAGCTTACAGGTCTCATTCAGATCTGGAACCAAAATGACAGacacaaaaatacatttaataacTGAATCATTACTATATTGACAAATCAATTGtctaaattaaattactaaaatgtctgTGTCTGTTCCTGGAGCCAAATCTAAGATTCCCCCTTTTACAATCATCAATAAAGTTGATTCATTTCACTTCCATCAGATCCTTACCATATTTGGCCTTGAGTTCCACCAGGCTCTGGTAGAGCTGAGTCCCGAGGGACATTCCAAACATGTTTAACAGCTGATCTCTGGTCAGTTGGCATAGTGTAGGTCCATCCGTGGAGCAGTAGGACATGCTCAGTGTGCTGGCATCAAACTTACTGCGCTCCACGTGAAAACTGATCCACTCCAAAACGTTCTGCTTGCTCCAGTACTGAGGGTTCAGGTCATACCATTGAGCTAGAGGAGGACACAGAAGTGAAGGGGGGAGTTAGATTTGTgcactgtgtgtgcctgtgtatgtttgtgtgcgttcatatgtgtgttttttttacagctttttctTTTGTTGTTACATCTACATTTTATGTggcactttttttattttttaactacaGTTACATAGCAAGAATAAAGTAATTTGATATAGATTCAATCTGGATAGATAGTAATTACACATTATGTTTTCAGTCATAACTATTATAGAACATTTAAAATATGAAACCTTTGTCAATCTAACCACCCACAAGATGATAACTAACTCACGTTTTCCAAATAAATGACAACCCACCAAGAACGCAGATCCTGATCTGGACCTGTGAAAATCTGATTTTGCGGTTTCGCCAAGTCAGAATGTCTGGCTCTAGTTTATCTCTGCTCTGCTGACGCTCTGTCTAGTCACCACTTATCACTCGCTATAGGCTACGGCAAATAAAATAAAGCTTGAGACGTCTGAAAGATGAAAAGACTCTATTAAATACAAGTTAAACATTGTCCAGGTTAATGATTTAACAGCCTTCTAAATGAGGTCATTGCAAAGTTCAGCcaatcccctgtctgtctgacagcttcGCTTAAGGATATGCAGTATGTTTAATGTGTGCTTCGACTGAGTGTCTGCC includes:
- the elf3 gene encoding ETS-related transcription factor Elf-3, with the translated sequence MSSASELCMILTDANMTMYQTGSSEPLQPSLTTVSLPAVGDLLHLSDLSSCSANILAQWYDLNPQYWSKQNVLEWISFHVERSKFDASTLSMSYCSTDGPTLCQLTRDQLLNMFGMSLGTQLYQSLVELKAKYDLNETCKLLDNFLEEFPDFPLLSTVEVNEVVRDTSYTDFSHIFKNFENMKPLSDNGYESDSMHSSSSGGMLSFQNLSSPESRSSESDPEFSYPQFAKVHIKTERGEMKKRGRGRPPKLSRDPKHFYQTSTKSKHAPRGTHLWEFIRDILIHPEQNQNQALMKWEDRREGVFKFLKSEAVAQLWGQKKKNSSMTYEKLSRAMRYYYKREILDRVDGRRLVYKFGKNSTGWKVEETELHGM